Genomic DNA from Brassica rapa cultivar Chiifu-401-42 chromosome A04, CAAS_Brap_v3.01, whole genome shotgun sequence:
CGAAACAACTTATAGTATCACCAGTTACTGTGTCAGCCAAGAGCTTAGCCTCGCTCAGAGTTTCGAGTGCCAAGTTTGGAACTTTGAAACCAGGCACCCTTAAGCAGAGCCAGTTCCGTTCTTTGGTTGTCAAAGCTGCTTCTGTCGTTGCTCCTAAGGTACATACTACTTTCTCATTTGATTGAACCTGTGAAAAAACTTATCTGAATGTCTGGATTTGCTGTTTCTATAGCTCTGGccacatgaaaaaaaaacatagcttTAGGTTATTTTTATAAGCTTGGTTTGTTAAGATATTTGGATGTGTTCCTTCTCCTTTAGTTATGAATTATAAGTTTTTGATTGTTTCTTGTGTTATTTACAGTACACTTCAATTAAGCCATTGGGAGATAGAATTTTAGTGAAGATCAAGGAGGCAGAGGAGAAGACAATGGGAGGTATCTTACTTCCATCTACAGGTCAAAGATCAAGGAGGCAGAGGAGAAGACAATGGGAGGTATCTTACTTCCATCTACAGGTCAATCGAAACCTTAAGGAGGTGAAGTCGTTGTTGTGGGTGAAAGGGGAATTATTGGGAAAAACAAAGTTGATATCACTGTCCCTGTTAGTAAACCTCACAATCCCCTTCAAGCCGCTGCTCTTTCTTCGTTTGCTTTGGTTTCATGCTAATATTGGTCTTTCTTCTTGTGGTATAGACTGGAGCACAAATCATTTACTCCACAGGTACGCTGGAACTGAGGTGGAGTTCAACGATGTGAAACATCTC
This window encodes:
- the LOC103863410 gene encoding 20 kDa chaperonin, chloroplastic — protein: MATKQLIVSPVTVSAKSLASLRVSSAKFGTLKPGTLKQSQFRSLVVKAASVVAPKYTSIKPLGDRILVKIKEAEEKTMGGILLPSTGQRSRRQRRRQWEVSYFHLQVNRNLKEVKSLLWVKGELLGKTKLISLSLLEHKSFTPQVRWN